Proteins encoded within one genomic window of Perognathus longimembris pacificus isolate PPM17 chromosome 28, ASM2315922v1, whole genome shotgun sequence:
- the LOC125343534 gene encoding diphosphoinositol polyphosphate phosphohydrolase 3-alpha isoform X1 gives MKCKPNQTRTYDPEGFKQRAACLCFRSEREDEVLLVSSSRYPDRWIVPGGGMEPEEEPGGAAVREVYEEAGVKGKLGRLLGVFEQNQDRKHRTYVYVLTVTELLEDWEDSLSIGRKREWFKIEDAIKILQCHKPVHAEYLEKLKLGGSPTNGNSVVPPLPPPESQPQ, from the coding sequence ATGAAGTGCAAGCCGAACCAGACGCGCACCTACGACCCCGAGGGCTTCAAGCAGCGGGCGGCGTGCCTGTGCTTCCGCAGCGAGCGCGAGGACGAGGTGCTGCTGGTGAGCAGCAGCCGGTACCCGGACCGCTGGATCGTGCCCGGCGGCGGCATGGAGCCCGAGGAGGAGCCTGGCGGCGCGGCGGTGCGCGAGGTGTACGAGGAGGCGGGCGTCAAGGGGAAGCTGGGCCGGCTGCTGGGCGTCTTCGAGCAGAACCAGGACCGCAAACACCGCACCTACGTGTACGTCCTCACCGTCACCGAGCTGCTGGAAGACTGGGAGGACTCGCTGAGCATCGGCCGGAAGCGCGAGTGGTTCAAGATCGAGGATGCCATCAAGATCCTGCAGTGCCACAAGCCCGTGCACGCCGAGTACCTGGAGAAGCTGAAGCTGGGCGGCTCCCCGACCAATGGGAACTCGGTGGTCCCGCCGCTGCCTCCGCCCGA
- the LOC125343534 gene encoding diphosphoinositol polyphosphate phosphohydrolase 3-beta isoform X2 — protein sequence MKCKPNQTRTYDPEGFKQRAACLCFRSEREDEVLLVSSSRYPDRWIVPGGGMEPEEEPGGAAVREVYEEAGVKGKLGRLLGVFEQNQDRKHRTYVYVLTVTELVQDRGCHQDPAVPQARARRVPGEAEAGRLPDQWELGGPAAASAREPAPMSSKDVRESLM from the exons ATGAAGTGCAAGCCGAACCAGACGCGCACCTACGACCCCGAGGGCTTCAAGCAGCGGGCGGCGTGCCTGTGCTTCCGCAGCGAGCGCGAGGACGAGGTGCTGCTGGTGAGCAGCAGCCGGTACCCGGACCGCTGGATCGTGCCCGGCGGCGGCATGGAGCCCGAGGAGGAGCCTGGCGGCGCGGCGGTGCGCGAGGTGTACGAGGAGGCGGGCGTCAAGGGGAAGCTGGGCCGGCTGCTGGGCGTCTTCGAGCAGAACCAGGACCGCAAACACCGCACCTACGTGTACGTCCTCACCGTCACCGAGC TGGTTCAAGATCGAGGATGCCATCAAGATCCTGCAGTGCCACAAGCCCGTGCACGCCGAGTACCTGGAGAAGCTGAAGCTGGGCGGCTCCCCGACCAATGGGAACTCGGTGGTCCCGCCGCTGCCTCCGCCCGA